Proteins co-encoded in one Actinomadura luteofluorescens genomic window:
- the moaC gene encoding cyclic pyranopterin monophosphate synthase MoaC → MGSEFTHLDDKGSARMVDVSSKDVSTRTATATGFVRLSPECVALLRAGDIPKGDALSVARIAGIMGAKRVPDLVPLCHPIALHGVTVDLAIADDGVAITAVTRTADRTGVEMEALTSVTVAALALVDMVKAVDPAAVITDVRVEEKTGGKTGVWRR, encoded by the coding sequence ATGGGGTCCGAGTTCACCCACCTGGACGACAAGGGATCGGCCCGCATGGTCGACGTGTCGTCGAAGGACGTCTCGACCCGGACGGCGACGGCGACGGGGTTCGTCCGCCTGTCCCCCGAGTGCGTCGCCCTCCTGCGTGCCGGCGACATCCCCAAGGGCGACGCCCTGTCCGTCGCCCGCATCGCCGGGATCATGGGGGCCAAGCGCGTGCCCGACCTCGTCCCGCTGTGCCACCCGATCGCGCTGCACGGGGTCACCGTCGACCTCGCCATCGCCGACGACGGCGTCGCGATCACGGCCGTGACCCGCACCGCCGACCGCACCGGCGTGGAGATGGAGGCCCTCACCTCCGTCACCGTCGCCGCGCTCGCGCTGGTCGACATGGTCAAGGCCGTCGACCCCGCCGCCGTGATCACCGACGTCCGGGTCGAGGAGAAGACCGGCGGCAAGACGGGGGTGTGGCGGCGTTGA
- a CDS encoding DeoR/GlpR family DNA-binding transcription regulator, translating into MTTSLESRPPAGKGAGVTRHERWNALLELLADAGRLTVEEASLRMGVSAATIRRDFDQLAQQQMLTRTRGGAVAQSVSYDLPLRYKAARNASEKQRIAAATAELAEPGSIIGLNGGTTTSEVARVLATRADLHAEGPTPAITIVTNALNIGNELAVRPHVKIVLTGGVPRPQSYELTGPLATGIFDHVTLDVAVIGVNGVTARHGATCHNEGEAVVNRLMAERADRVVVVADGTKVGHRAFARICGTDEIDVLVTDGTAPESEIAAFTEAGVQVIQA; encoded by the coding sequence ATGACCACCTCCCTGGAGTCCCGTCCACCCGCAGGAAAGGGGGCCGGTGTGACCCGGCACGAGCGCTGGAACGCGCTGCTCGAACTGCTCGCGGACGCCGGGCGGCTGACGGTCGAGGAGGCGTCCCTGCGCATGGGGGTGTCGGCCGCGACGATCCGCCGCGACTTCGACCAGCTCGCGCAGCAGCAGATGCTGACCCGCACCCGCGGCGGCGCCGTCGCGCAGAGCGTCAGCTACGACCTGCCGCTGCGGTACAAGGCGGCGCGGAACGCGTCCGAGAAGCAGCGGATCGCGGCGGCGACGGCCGAGCTGGCCGAACCCGGGTCGATCATCGGGCTGAACGGCGGGACGACGACGTCGGAGGTCGCCCGGGTGCTCGCCACGCGCGCCGACCTGCACGCGGAGGGGCCGACCCCGGCGATCACGATCGTGACGAACGCGCTGAACATCGGCAACGAGCTGGCCGTCCGGCCGCACGTGAAGATCGTCCTGACGGGCGGGGTGCCGCGGCCGCAGTCCTACGAGCTGACCGGGCCCCTCGCCACCGGCATCTTCGACCACGTGACGCTGGACGTGGCGGTCATCGGGGTGAACGGGGTGACCGCGCGGCACGGCGCGACCTGCCACAACGAGGGCGAGGCGGTCGTGAACCGGCTGATGGCCGAGCGCGCCGACCGGGTGGTCGTGGTGGCGGACGGCACCAAGGTCGGCCACCGGGCGTTCGCCCGCATCTGCGGCACCGACGAGATCGACGTCCTGGTGACGGACGGGACGGCGCCCGAGTCCGAGATCGCCGCCTTCACCGAGGCCGGCGTCCAGGTCATCCAGGCGTAG
- a CDS encoding NAD(P)-dependent oxidoreductase, whose amino-acid sequence MTAPWRILSLPPIADEIVQGLFAPLGDAAEVTFPQARDRAGLLAALAGADLVIGDFTGRLALDAEAVAAAPRVSFVQMPAVGIDSIDVAAWAAAGVPVANAAGFNARGVAEWAVGAAFALCRSLARGDRAVRAGGWPQMEMAALGPREIHTQRVGVVGFGAIGAEAARLFAALGCAVSYWTRRRRPEAAATYRELDDLMATSDILVLALPLTEETRGLIGPERLALLPDRALLVNVARGGIAPDGAVLAALESGRLAGAALDVFEQEPLPEGHPLRSREDVLLSPHTAGASVQSQLNLLGTVRDNVTAAVQGRDVQNVVNGINPQVIRR is encoded by the coding sequence ATGACGGCGCCGTGGCGGATCCTTTCCCTGCCCCCGATCGCGGACGAGATCGTCCAGGGGTTGTTCGCGCCGCTGGGGGACGCGGCCGAGGTGACGTTCCCGCAGGCCAGGGATCGGGCGGGCCTGCTCGCCGCGCTCGCGGGGGCCGACCTGGTGATCGGCGACTTCACCGGCCGGCTGGCGCTGGACGCCGAGGCGGTGGCGGCGGCGCCGCGGGTGTCGTTCGTCCAGATGCCCGCGGTCGGGATCGACAGCATCGACGTCGCCGCGTGGGCGGCGGCGGGCGTGCCCGTGGCCAACGCGGCGGGCTTCAACGCGCGCGGGGTCGCGGAGTGGGCGGTCGGCGCGGCGTTCGCGCTGTGCCGCAGCCTCGCGCGGGGCGACCGGGCCGTCCGCGCGGGCGGATGGCCGCAGATGGAGATGGCGGCGCTCGGCCCGCGCGAGATCCACACGCAGCGGGTCGGCGTCGTCGGGTTCGGCGCGATCGGCGCGGAGGCCGCGCGGCTGTTCGCGGCCCTGGGCTGCGCGGTCTCGTACTGGACGAGGCGGCGGCGTCCAGAGGCGGCGGCGACGTACCGGGAACTGGACGACCTCATGGCGACGTCCGACATCCTCGTCCTCGCCTTGCCGCTGACCGAGGAGACAAGGGGGCTGATAGGTCCGGAGCGTCTCGCCCTGCTGCCGGACAGAGCGCTGCTGGTGAACGTGGCGCGCGGGGGCATCGCGCCTGACGGCGCCGTCCTCGCCGCGCTGGAGTCGGGACGCCTGGCCGGGGCGGCCCTGGACGTGTTCGAGCAGGAGCCCCTTCCGGAGGGGCATCCGCTGCGTTCCCGCGAGGACGTCCTGCTGTCGCCGCACACGGCGGGGGCGTCCGTCCAGTCGCAGCTGAACCTGCTCGGGACGGTGCGCGACAACGTCACCGCGGCCGTACAGGGACGAGACGTACAGAACGTAGTGAACGGGATCAATCCGCAGGTCATCCGCCGATAG
- a CDS encoding FmdB family zinc ribbon protein produces the protein MPTYQYVCTECGEPLEVVQKFSDDALTECPACTGRLRKVFSAAGIIFKGSGFYRTDSRGSGKSSTTAGASSNGSSNGSSSGSSGDSGGSSGDSAKSDSSSKSSDSSSSSSTGKSSSSEKVA, from the coding sequence GTGCCGACGTATCAGTACGTTTGCACCGAGTGCGGCGAGCCTCTAGAGGTCGTGCAGAAGTTCAGCGACGACGCGCTGACCGAGTGCCCGGCGTGCACCGGCAGGCTCCGCAAGGTCTTCTCCGCCGCGGGGATCATCTTCAAGGGCTCGGGCTTCTACCGCACCGACAGCCGCGGCTCCGGCAAGTCGTCCACCACCGCGGGGGCGTCGTCGAACGGCTCCTCCAACGGGTCGTCCAGCGGCTCTTCCGGCGACTCGGGCGGCTCCTCGGGCGACTCCGCCAAGTCCGACTCGTCCTCGAAGTCCTCCGACTCGTCGTCGTCCTCTTCGACCGGCAAGTCGTCGTCCTCCGAAAAGGTCGCCTGA
- a CDS encoding MogA/MoaB family molybdenum cofactor biosynthesis protein, whose protein sequence is MAVTVSNRAAAGVYEDRSGPVLVEMLEDIGCQVDGPVVVPDGEPVTGVLRDAVAAGYDVVVTSGGTGLTPTDQTPEMTRPVIEREVPGIAEAIRLEGREKVPAAILSRGLAGIAGRTLIVNLPGSTGGVRDGMTVLARVLPHAVDQINGGDHPRPPA, encoded by the coding sequence ATGGCGGTCACCGTCTCCAACCGCGCCGCGGCGGGCGTCTACGAGGACCGGTCCGGCCCGGTGCTGGTCGAGATGCTGGAGGACATCGGCTGCCAGGTGGACGGCCCCGTCGTCGTCCCCGACGGCGAACCGGTCACCGGCGTCCTGCGCGACGCGGTCGCCGCCGGCTACGACGTCGTCGTCACCTCCGGCGGCACCGGCCTCACCCCGACCGACCAGACCCCCGAGATGACCCGGCCGGTCATCGAACGGGAGGTCCCCGGCATCGCCGAGGCCATCCGCCTGGAGGGACGCGAGAAGGTCCCCGCCGCGATCCTGTCGCGCGGTCTCGCCGGCATCGCGGGCCGCACCCTCATCGTCAACCTGCCCGGCTCGACCGGCGGCGTCCGCGACGGAATGACCGTGCTGGCCCGCGTCCTGCCGCACGCGGTGGACCAGATCAACGGCGGCGACCACCCCCGCCCGCCGGCCTAA
- the glp gene encoding molybdotransferase-like divisome protein Glp, with product MRTVDEHLTEILGSVAPLPPLDLALLEAQGTVLAESVSAPVPLPPFDNSAMDGYAVVAADIAPATEADPVVLPVVGDIVAGDSGVSAIRPGLTARIMTGAPLPAGADAVIPVEWTDGGNATVRISRAAPPGNYIRRAGEDVLAGQVVAEVGTRLAAPQIGMLAAIGRSRVTVRPKPRIVVVSTGDELREPGTSLAPGQIWESNSFMLTAAVVEAGGTGFRQATVQDEPAKVLEMLHDQLVRADAIVTTGGVSMGTRDVVKEVLTGTGTVEFHKVRMRPGKPQGFGLLEGTPVFTLPGNPVSAYVSFQVFVRPALRVMQGLPPEPLPTVSAVVAEDIKSPAGLRHFLRGRLSFTRGFYTVTAAGVQGSHQLGSLSSANALIEIPEDVEAMPAGSHVEVMRLPS from the coding sequence ATGAGAACGGTCGACGAGCATCTGACGGAGATCCTCGGCAGCGTGGCACCGCTGCCGCCGCTTGACCTGGCACTGCTGGAGGCGCAGGGCACGGTGCTCGCCGAGTCCGTGTCCGCGCCGGTGCCGCTGCCGCCGTTCGACAACTCCGCGATGGACGGCTACGCCGTCGTCGCGGCGGACATCGCGCCGGCCACCGAGGCCGACCCCGTCGTGCTGCCCGTGGTCGGCGACATCGTCGCCGGCGACTCCGGCGTGTCGGCGATCCGGCCGGGCCTGACCGCCCGGATCATGACGGGCGCGCCGCTGCCGGCCGGCGCCGACGCCGTGATCCCCGTCGAGTGGACGGACGGCGGCAACGCCACCGTCCGGATCTCGCGCGCCGCCCCGCCGGGCAACTACATCCGCCGGGCGGGGGAGGACGTCCTCGCAGGTCAGGTCGTCGCCGAGGTCGGCACCCGGCTCGCCGCCCCGCAGATCGGCATGCTCGCGGCGATCGGACGGTCCCGGGTGACCGTCCGGCCGAAACCGCGCATCGTGGTCGTCTCCACGGGCGACGAGCTGCGCGAGCCGGGCACCTCCCTGGCGCCCGGCCAGATCTGGGAGTCCAACAGCTTCATGCTCACCGCCGCGGTGGTCGAGGCAGGAGGAACGGGGTTCCGGCAGGCCACGGTGCAGGACGAGCCCGCCAAGGTCTTGGAGATGCTTCACGACCAGCTCGTCCGGGCCGACGCCATCGTCACCACCGGGGGCGTCTCCATGGGCACCAGGGACGTCGTCAAGGAAGTGCTCACCGGCACCGGAACTGTGGAATTCCACAAGGTGCGGATGCGTCCTGGCAAGCCGCAAGGGTTCGGCCTCCTGGAAGGCACTCCCGTCTTCACGCTCCCGGGAAACCCCGTGAGCGCGTACGTGTCGTTCCAGGTTTTCGTCCGTCCCGCCCTACGGGTCATGCAGGGGCTGCCGCCCGAACCGCTGCCCACTGTGAGCGCCGTCGTCGCCGAAGACATCAAGTCTCCTGCGGGGCTCCGCCACTTCCTGCGAGGCAGACTCTCGTTCACCAGGGGCTTCTACACCGTCACCGCGGCCGGCGTGCAGGGCTCCCACCAGCTCGGGTCGCTGTCGTCGGCCAACGCGCTCATCGAGATTCCGGAGGACGTCGAAGCCATGCCGGCCGGTTCGCACGTCGAGGTCATGAGGTTGCCGTCATGA
- the galU gene encoding UTP--glucose-1-phosphate uridylyltransferase GalU gives MADIAPVLKAVVPAAGLGTRFLPATKATPKEMLPIVDKPAIQYVVEEAVDAGLSDVLMVTGRSKRSIEDHFDRAYELEEALRAKGDDERLEAVHESSDLAIMHYVRQGEPRGLGHAVHCARQHVGREPFAVLLGDDMIDARDKLLQRMIEVRGQHGGSVIALMEVEPDQVSAYGCAAIEATGEEDVVRISDLVEKPAAEEAPSNWIIIGRYVCDPAVFDVLEKTPPGRGGEIQLTDALRTLADMPADQGGGVYGVKFRGRRYDTGNKLEYLRTVVQFAAERPDLAPEFLPWLREFVRTQDGVGDTTDS, from the coding sequence ATGGCCGACATTGCACCAGTGCTCAAAGCGGTCGTCCCGGCGGCCGGCCTCGGTACCCGATTCTTGCCCGCGACCAAGGCGACTCCCAAGGAAATGCTGCCCATCGTCGACAAACCGGCGATCCAGTACGTCGTCGAAGAGGCGGTCGACGCCGGGCTGTCCGACGTCCTGATGGTCACCGGACGCAGCAAGCGCTCCATCGAGGACCACTTCGACCGAGCGTACGAGCTGGAGGAGGCGCTGCGCGCCAAGGGCGACGACGAGCGCCTGGAGGCCGTGCACGAGTCCAGCGATCTGGCGATCATGCACTACGTCCGGCAGGGCGAGCCGCGCGGCCTCGGGCACGCGGTGCACTGCGCCCGCCAGCACGTCGGCCGCGAGCCGTTCGCGGTGCTGCTCGGCGACGACATGATCGACGCCCGCGACAAGCTGCTGCAGCGCATGATCGAGGTGCGCGGCCAGCACGGCGGCAGCGTCATCGCGCTGATGGAGGTCGAGCCCGACCAGGTGTCGGCGTACGGGTGCGCGGCCATCGAGGCGACCGGCGAGGAGGACGTCGTCCGCATCTCCGACCTCGTCGAGAAGCCCGCCGCCGAGGAGGCCCCCAGCAACTGGATCATCATCGGCCGCTACGTCTGCGACCCCGCGGTGTTCGACGTCCTGGAGAAGACCCCGCCCGGCCGCGGCGGCGAGATCCAGCTGACCGACGCGCTGCGCACCCTCGCCGACATGCCCGCCGACCAGGGCGGCGGCGTCTACGGGGTCAAGTTCCGGGGCCGCCGCTACGACACCGGCAACAAGCTGGAGTACCTGCGGACGGTCGTCCAGTTCGCGGCGGAACGGCCCGATCTGGCGCCGGAGTTCCTGCCGTGGCTGCGGGAATTCGTCCGGACGCAGGACGGCGTGGGCGACACAACGGATTCGTGA
- a CDS encoding 5-formyltetrahydrofolate cyclo-ligase: MHPIATKTGLRAELLARRAAMPPETRSGAARPIRDALLSVPEVEMAGTIAAYVSIGDEPDTRSLLFALWKRGTYVLVPRLLPDGDLDWASYEGPDSLVPGARGCLESSEPPRGPGAVASADVVLVPAVAVDRAGVRLGRGGGSYDRALARVGPAILTAALLYDGELVDGVPAEPHDQRVRAVVTPSRGLVRLG, translated from the coding sequence GTGCACCCCATCGCCACGAAGACCGGCCTCCGGGCCGAACTGCTAGCACGACGTGCGGCGATGCCGCCCGAGACGCGCTCCGGCGCGGCGCGCCCGATACGGGACGCGCTGCTGTCGGTCCCGGAGGTGGAGATGGCCGGGACCATCGCGGCGTACGTCTCCATAGGCGACGAGCCGGACACGCGAAGCCTGCTGTTCGCGCTGTGGAAGCGCGGCACGTACGTGCTGGTCCCCCGCCTGCTCCCGGACGGCGACCTCGACTGGGCTTCCTACGAGGGACCCGACTCGCTCGTCCCCGGGGCCCGCGGGTGCCTGGAGTCGTCCGAGCCTCCTCGCGGTCCCGGGGCCGTGGCCAGCGCGGACGTCGTGCTGGTGCCCGCGGTGGCGGTCGACCGGGCGGGCGTGCGCCTCGGCCGCGGCGGCGGCTCCTACGACCGGGCGCTCGCGCGGGTGGGCCCGGCGATCCTGACCGCGGCGCTGCTGTACGACGGGGAGCTGGTGGACGGCGTGCCCGCAGAGCCGCACGACCAGCGCGTCCGGGCGGTGGTGACGCCGTCGCGGGGGCTGGTCCGCCTGGGCTGA
- a CDS encoding GNAT family N-acetyltransferase: MRGWPVTLTEGPVGLRPLRHRDAAVWRELRVRNADWLRPWEPTNPETPLFRSGLGPYVSMVHTMRREARHGLALPWVVTHEDDFAGQLTIGAIVWGSARSAQIGYWVDRRVAGRGVIPTAVALAVDHCFFTVGLHRLEANIRPENTASRRVVEKLGFREEGIRRRHLHIDGAWRDHICYALTVEDVPGGLRARWLADRKQAFPRRT, from the coding sequence TTGCGGGGATGGCCGGTCACCCTGACCGAGGGCCCTGTCGGGCTGCGCCCGCTGCGGCACCGCGACGCCGCCGTCTGGCGCGAGCTGCGGGTCCGCAACGCCGACTGGCTCCGGCCCTGGGAGCCCACCAACCCCGAGACGCCGCTGTTCCGCAGCGGCCTCGGACCGTACGTCAGCATGGTCCACACCATGCGCCGCGAGGCCCGCCACGGCCTCGCCCTGCCCTGGGTCGTCACCCACGAGGACGACTTCGCCGGCCAGCTCACCATCGGCGCGATCGTCTGGGGTTCGGCGCGCTCCGCGCAGATCGGCTACTGGGTCGACAGGCGCGTCGCAGGCCGCGGCGTCATTCCCACCGCCGTCGCCCTCGCCGTCGACCACTGTTTCTTCACCGTCGGCCTGCACCGCCTCGAAGCGAATATCCGTCCGGAGAACACCGCGAGCCGCCGCGTCGTCGAAAAACTCGGATTCCGCGAAGAGGGAATTCGGCGCCGCCATCTGCACATCGACGGAGCCTGGCGCGACCACATCTGCTACGCCCTCACCGTCGAGGACGTGCCCGGTGGCCTGCGCGCCCGCTGGCTGGCAGACCGGAAACAGGCATTTCCCCGGCGCACCTGA
- the nagA gene encoding N-acetylglucosamine-6-phosphate deacetylase — MAKPDDGAVSLANARIVLPDGVRDGALHIAGGTIAAGPGTGEVIDLAGRYVVPGFVDMHVHGGAGASYQLGRPDEAHRAASFHLAHGTTTTMASLVTGDPDELAGAVEGLAGLAADGVIAGVHLEGPYLAPSRCGAHDPALLRAPDPAEFRRLVRLGRGHLRMITLAPELPGALDLVREAVDAGVIAAVGHTDGTGEAARAAFDAGARVATHLFNAMRPLHHREGGPVAAALNDPRITVELINDGVHVEPAVARLVFAATPRVALITDAMAAAGMGDGDYRLGVMDVEVRGGRAVLAGGTSIAGSTITMADAFRRAVADVGLPIERAAEAASLTPARALGLDARVGSLEPGKDADLVVLDDDLRVDWVMKWGRRV; from the coding sequence ATGGCGAAGCCGGACGACGGCGCCGTTTCGTTGGCCAACGCGCGGATCGTCCTCCCGGACGGCGTCCGCGACGGCGCCCTCCACATCGCCGGCGGCACGATCGCGGCCGGTCCCGGCACCGGTGAGGTGATCGACCTCGCCGGACGGTACGTCGTGCCCGGCTTCGTGGACATGCACGTCCACGGCGGCGCCGGAGCCTCCTACCAGCTCGGACGCCCGGACGAGGCCCACCGGGCCGCCTCCTTCCACCTCGCGCACGGCACCACCACCACGATGGCGAGCCTCGTCACCGGCGACCCGGACGAACTGGCCGGCGCCGTCGAGGGCCTGGCCGGCCTCGCCGCCGACGGCGTGATCGCGGGCGTCCACCTGGAGGGCCCCTACCTGGCCCCCTCGCGCTGCGGCGCGCACGACCCGGCGCTCCTGCGCGCCCCGGACCCCGCCGAGTTCCGCCGCCTCGTCCGCCTCGGCCGCGGGCACCTGCGCATGATCACCCTCGCGCCCGAGCTGCCGGGCGCCCTCGACCTCGTCCGGGAGGCGGTGGACGCGGGCGTGATCGCGGCCGTCGGCCACACCGACGGCACCGGCGAGGCCGCGCGGGCGGCGTTCGACGCGGGCGCCCGCGTGGCGACCCACCTGTTCAACGCGATGCGCCCGCTGCACCACCGCGAGGGCGGCCCGGTCGCCGCCGCCCTGAACGACCCCCGGATCACCGTGGAGCTGATCAACGACGGCGTCCACGTGGAGCCCGCCGTGGCCCGCCTCGTGTTCGCCGCCACGCCCCGCGTCGCGCTCATCACCGACGCGATGGCCGCGGCCGGGATGGGCGACGGCGACTACCGCCTCGGCGTGATGGACGTCGAGGTCCGCGGCGGCCGCGCCGTCCTCGCGGGCGGGACGTCCATCGCGGGCAGCACGATCACCATGGCGGACGCCTTCCGCCGCGCCGTCGCCGACGTCGGCCTGCCGATCGAACGCGCCGCCGAGGCCGCGTCCCTCACCCCGGCGCGCGCCCTCGGCCTCGACGCGCGCGTCGGATCACTGGAGCCCGGCAAGGACGCCGACCTCGTCGTCCTGGACGACGACCTGCGCGTCGACTGGGTGATGAAGTGGGGCCGCCGCGTGTGA
- a CDS encoding potassium/proton antiporter, producing the protein MHLDIWLLLGATLVLSAIVAVRLSHQAGLPTLLAYMGLGLLVGESGPLHIRFDNAELAETLGLAALVLILAEGGVTTSWRRVRPSVPAALSVSTLGTLISILVVALSAMWLIGMEWRPAFLLAAVLAPTDAAAVFSVLRRLPLPSRLTGLLEAESGFNDAPVVIIVVTLSAHTTAPNLAELLGVMVYELVAGGIVGVAIGWLGAQALRRVALPASGLYPIAVLSLSIGSYGAASLMHASGFLAVYVSALVLGNARLPHRPATRGFAEGVGWLAQIGLFVMLGLLADPGDLPGQILPALIVGFVLLLVARPLSVVLSTIGFRLSWGEKLFASWAGLRGAVPIVLATIPMVAEVEHADRLFAIVFNIVVVFTLLQGPTLPLASRLFGLRSDEQTRELDVEAAPLEELHADLLEVRIPSDSLMNGVEIFELRLPPGASITLVVRDGASFVPEPTTPLQAGDTLLVVTTAEVREATERRLRAVSRKGRLAGWFGEKGQ; encoded by the coding sequence GTGCACCTCGACATCTGGCTACTCCTCGGGGCCACGCTCGTACTCAGCGCCATCGTCGCGGTCCGGCTGTCGCATCAGGCGGGCCTCCCCACGCTGCTGGCGTACATGGGTCTCGGCCTTCTCGTCGGCGAGTCCGGCCCCCTCCACATCCGTTTCGACAACGCGGAACTGGCCGAGACGCTCGGCCTCGCGGCCCTCGTGCTCATCCTCGCCGAGGGCGGCGTCACCACCAGCTGGCGGCGCGTGCGGCCCTCGGTGCCGGCCGCGCTCAGCGTCTCCACCCTCGGCACGCTGATCAGCATCCTCGTCGTGGCCCTGTCCGCCATGTGGCTCATCGGCATGGAGTGGCGCCCGGCGTTCCTGCTCGCCGCCGTGCTCGCCCCCACCGACGCGGCCGCGGTGTTCTCGGTGCTGCGCCGGCTGCCCCTGCCGTCCCGGCTGACGGGCCTGCTGGAGGCCGAGTCCGGCTTCAACGACGCCCCCGTCGTGATCATCGTGGTGACGCTCAGCGCCCACACCACCGCCCCCAACCTCGCCGAACTGCTCGGCGTCATGGTCTACGAGCTCGTCGCGGGCGGGATCGTCGGCGTCGCCATCGGCTGGCTCGGCGCGCAGGCGCTGCGCCGGGTCGCGCTCCCCGCGTCCGGCCTCTACCCGATCGCCGTCCTGTCGCTGTCCATCGGCTCCTACGGGGCCGCCTCCCTGATGCACGCCAGCGGGTTCCTCGCCGTCTACGTCAGCGCCCTCGTCCTCGGGAACGCGCGACTGCCGCACCGGCCCGCCACCCGGGGCTTCGCAGAGGGCGTCGGATGGCTCGCGCAGATCGGGCTGTTCGTGATGCTGGGCCTGCTGGCCGACCCCGGCGACCTCCCCGGCCAGATCCTGCCGGCGCTCATCGTCGGCTTCGTCCTGCTGCTGGTGGCCCGCCCCCTGTCGGTCGTGCTGTCCACGATCGGGTTCCGGCTGTCGTGGGGCGAGAAGCTCTTCGCGTCCTGGGCGGGCCTGCGGGGCGCCGTCCCGATCGTCCTGGCCACCATCCCGATGGTCGCGGAGGTGGAGCACGCCGACCGGCTCTTCGCGATCGTCTTCAACATCGTCGTCGTGTTCACCCTGCTCCAGGGGCCGACGCTGCCGCTGGCCTCGCGGCTGTTCGGGCTGAGGAGCGACGAGCAGACCCGCGAGCTGGACGTCGAGGCGGCGCCGCTGGAGGAGCTGCACGCCGACCTGCTGGAGGTGCGGATCCCCTCCGACTCGCTGATGAACGGCGTGGAGATCTTCGAGCTGCGGCTGCCGCCCGGCGCGTCGATCACCCTCGTCGTGCGGGACGGGGCGAGCTTCGTGCCCGAGCCCACCACGCCCCTGCAGGCGGGCGACACCCTGCTGGTCGTGACCACCGCCGAGGTGCGCGAGGCCACCGAGCGCAGGCTGCGCGCGGTCAGCCGCAAGGGCAGGCTGGCGGGCTGGTTCGGCGAGAAGGGCCAGTGA